The window CGAGGAACGTGCCCAACAGGGAATCCCGCCGAAACCCCTGAGCGCGGAGCAAGTCACTGAGCTGGTTGAACTTATCAAGGCGCCGCCGGCCGGCGAGGAGACCTTGCTGCTGGACCTGCTGACGCATCGGGTGCCGCCCGGCGTGGACGATGCCGCCTACGTGAAGGCAGCGTTCCTGGCGGACATCGCCAAGGGCGCCACGGATTGCGGTCTGATAAGCCGCGAGCGCGCGATCGAACTGCTTGGCACCATGCTCGGCGGCTACAACATCATGCCCCTGGTGGAGCTGCTGGACGACGACGCCCTGGGCGCCCTGGCGGGCGAACAGCTCAAGCGCACGCTGCTTATGTTCGACGCCTTCCACGACGTGGCGGAGAAGGCCAAGGCCGGCAACGCCAACGCTGAGGCCGTGATGCAATCCTGGGCCGACGCCGAGTGGTTCACCGCCAAGGACGACGTGCCGGAAGCCATCAAGCTCACCGTCTTCAAGGTCACCGGAGAGACCAACACGGACGACCTCTCCCCCGCCCAGGACGCCTGGTCCCGGCCGGACATCCCCCTGCACTCCCTGGCCATGCTCAAGAACCCGCGCGAGGGCATCACCGATGCCATCCCGCAGATCGAGGAGTTGAAGCAAAAGGGTAATCCCGTGGCCTATGTCGGCGACGTGGTCGGCACCGGCTCCTCGCGCAAGTCCGCCACCAATTCGGTGCTGTGGACCATGGGCGATGACATCCCCTACGTGCCCAACAAGCGCCAGGGCGGCGTGGTGCTCGGCAGCAAGATCGCGCCGATTTTCTTCAATACGGTGGAAGACTCCGGTGCTCTGCCGATCGAAGTGTCCGTGGACAACATGGCCATGGGCGATGTGATCGTGCTCAAGCCCTACGAGGGCAAGGTCGAGAACGAAGCTGGCGAGACGATCGCCGAGTTCAGTCTGAAGACGGACGTGATCCTGGACGAGGTGAAGGCCGGTGGCCGCATCCCCCTGATCATCGGCCGCAGCCTCACCGAACGTGCCCGTGAGGCGCTGGAACTCGGCCCCACGGACGTATTCCGCCGTCCGGTCGATCCTAACGACACGGGCAAGGGCTTCACCCTGGCGCAGAAGATCGTCGGCCGCGCCTGCGGCCTCGGCGAGGGGCAGGGCATCCGCCCCGGCACCTACTGCGAGCCGCGCATGGGCACGGTCGGGTCCCAGGACACCACCGGCCCCATGACCCGCGACGAGCTGAAGGAACTGGCCTGCCTCGGTTTCTCCGCCGACCTCGTCATGCAGAGCTTCTGCCACACGGCGGCGTATCCGAAGCCCGTCGATATCGAAACCCAGCACACGCTGCCGGACTTCATCCAGACCCGCGGCGGCGTGAGCCTGCGCCCGGGCGACGGCATCATCCACAGCTGGCTGAACCGCATGCTGCTGCCGGACCAGGTGGGTACGGGCGGTGACTCGCACACGCGCTTCCCCCTCGGCATCTCCTTCCCGGCGGGCTCGGGCCTGGTCGCCTTCGGTGCGGCCCTCGGCGTGATTCCCCTGGACATGCCCGAGTCGGTGCTGGTGCGCTTCACCGGCGAGATGCAGCCGGGCATCACCCTGCGTGACCTCGTCAACGCCATTCCCTACGCGGCCCTGCAGCGCGGCCTGCTCACGGTGGAGAAGAAGGGCAAGAAGAACGTCTACAACGGCCGCATCCTCGAGATCGAAGGGCTGCCGCACCTCACGGTGGAGCAGGCCTTCGAGCTGTCCGATGCGTCCGCCGAGCGTTCGGCGGGTGGTTGCACGATCAACCTCTCCGAAGAATCCGTGGCTGAGTACCTGCGCTCGAACATCGTGATGCTGCGCTGGATGATCGCCAACGGCTACCGCGACGTGCGCACGCTGGAGCGTCGCGCCCAGGCCATGGAGGCCTGGCTCGAGAACCCGAGCCTCATGCGCGCCGACGCGGACGCGGAGTACGCCGAGGTGATCGAGATCAACATGTCCGAGATCACCGAGCCGCTGCTGGCTTGCCCGAACGACCCCGACGACGTGAAGCCACTCTCGGAGGTGGCCGGCACCAAGATCGACGAGGTGTTCATCGGCTCGTGCATGACCAACATCGGACACTTCCGCGCCGCCGGCAAGCTGCTCGAAGCGGCCAAGGAAGTGATCCCGACGCGCCTGTGGATGGCCCCGCCCACCAAGATGGACGAGCAGCAGCTCATGGAGGAGGGCTTCTACAACACCTACGCCCAGGCTGGAGCGCGCACGGAGATGCCGGGTTGCTCCCTGTGCATGGGCAACCAGGCGCGAATCGCCGCCGGGTCCACCTGTGTCTCCACGTCCACGCGTAACTTCCCCAACCGTTTGGGGCAGGGAGCTAACGTTTTCCTTGCGTCCGCCGAGTTGGCGGCGATCTGCTCCATCCTCGGGCGGATCCCGGAGAAGGACGAGTACCTGGAGTACGCTGGCAAGATCGACTCCATGGCGCCGGAGATCTACAACTACATGAACTTCGACCAGCAGGAGGAGTTCGTGGACGCCGCGGCGCGAGGCAAGGCGATGGCCGCCGAGGTGGCCGAGGCCAAGGCGAGCTGAGCCGAGGCGGTGGCGGGTGCGCGGCGATCGCGTGCCCGCCCACAAAACGCGTACGTCCAGAGACGGCGGGGCCTTGGGTCCCGCCGTTTTTCATTTTGTGTCCTGGGCGGCGGATCGTTAGGCCGCGGGTGCCCCAGTTGGCATAACGGCGGGCCCTGTTCCAACTCCGAGGCGGCGGCCCTAAACCTTGTCTAGTCCAAGCCGATCCCGGAGAGGAGACACTACGGGAGCCGGCGATGTACGGACTGGTCAATAAGGGGATTCGAGACTACGCGCTCACCAGCGGTGGCGAGGATCTCTGGCAACGCATTCGCACCAAGGCCGACTGGGCCGAGGACGACTTCCTCAGTATGCAGGACTACGACGATGCGGTGTCCGTGCGCCTGATCGGGGCGGCGGCCGACGTGTTGGAGACCACGCCAGACGACATCATGCGTGGCTTCGGCCGGCACTGGGTGCTGTTCACGGGGCAGGAGGGCTACGGTCCGCTCATGTCCCTGTCGGGCGCCACCTTGCCCGAGTTTCTGAAGAACCTGGATGCCATGCACGGTCGGCTGAAGAACTCGATGATGGGGTTGAAACCACCGAAGTTCACCTGCACCCAGCTCGATGACACCACCTATGAAGTGTCCTACTTCTCCGAACGCGAGGGGCTGGCGCCGATGGTGGAGGGCTTGCTGAGCGGCCTGGCGGAGCGCTTCGAGGTGGAGGTCACGATCACCTGTGTCGAGGTCAGCGACGCGAAGAACGCTGCGGTCTTCCACCTGGCGCTCTAGGCACCACGCGTGAGCAGTGACGCCTCAGGGCGTACCCTTGCTGAGCTTTTCCCGTTCTGCCTCGAAGTGGACGACGCGCTTGTCGTGCGCGCTTGCGGCGCCTCGGCGCCGAAGCTGTTCGGGGAGTTACTCATCGGTCAGTCGCTGTGGGATCTGGTCGATCCGCCCGACGAAGGTGAGACCCTGAGCTTCGATGCGATCCGGGCCACGGCGGGCGAGCGCTTGGTGTTCCCGCTCAAAGCAGCCGCGGGGCGCCTGCGCGGGCAAGCGCACGCGATCATGCCCAGACGCCTAATGCTGCTGATCACTCCTTGGTTCGACGAGGTGAACGACCTCCTGGCGCTGGGTCTCACCGAATCGGACTTCGCTCCGCACGAAGCGTCCATCGATTTTCTCTTCATGAACCACGCGCGGTCGGTGCAGGCCCAGGAGCAGCTGGCGTTGAACAAACGCTTGCAGAGCACCCTGGCCGAGACGCATCGCCTCGCGGGCCTGGAGCAAGAGCTGAACCGGGGGTTGGCGCTCGCCGCTGACCTGCGCATTCGCATGGAAGGCGGGTGTATCGCTGATCTGGCGATCAACCATGAGAGCCTGACCCCGTTGGCGAGTGAAATCGCCATCGGCGCTTGCCTGTCCACGATGCCCGGTTGGCTGGCGCAGATGCTGTCCGCGAGTCAGCGTGCCCAGGAAGGTGAGGTCACGTCCGACGTACACGTGATCGAGCTCGACGGGGTGTCGCACACGCTGGACCTGCGCGTGTCGGGGGATCCGAACCGCAGCGCCATCATCGTCGGTCGGGATGTCACGGAGGAGCGCGCCGAGCAGGTGCTCCTGCTGCAAACCCTGGAGCATGCCCTGGAGGGGGTGCTGATGGCCGACCAGGACCATCGCATCGTGTTTGCGAACCGGGCGGCCGAGCGCATGTTCGCCTACCGGCGCGAGCAGCTCGTGGGCAAGCCCCTGGACTTCCTGTGCGCGGACGACTCCCTGAGCAAGCTGTCCACGGTGCTTAGCGGCGACATCGCCCTGCGCCGCCGTGACCGCGTGACCCTCACCTGTAACGTCTCGACCTCGCGAGTCCAGCACGGCGAGCGAGAGCTGGTCACCGCGTTCCTCGAGGACGTCACGGAGCGGCGAGCCGCGGAATCGCGTATCGAGTACCAGGCCAGCCACGATCCCCTCACCGGCCTCGCCAACCGGGCTCAGTTCATGCGCAGCTTGGATCGCCTGCTCACCCACAGTCGCGAGCCCCTCGCCGTGGCGCTCATCGACATGGACGACTTCAAGGCCGTGAACGATCTGCACGGGCATGCCGCCGGCGATGAGTTCCTCTGCCGGATCGCCGATCGTATCCAGCGCACGGTGCGGCCAGGGGACGTAGCCTGTCGCCTCGGCGGCGATGAGTTCGCGATCATCCTCGCCGAGGTGACCGGCGCCGAGGAGGCGGAGAAGGCCCTACAGCGCTTGCTAGGTGAACTGTGCGTGCACCTGGACATCGCCGGGGCGTCGTTCGTGCCCAGTGCGAGCGTTGGCGTGGTGGTGACCGCCCCCGGGAATGCGCCCTCCGATGTGTTGCGCCACGCGGACCTCGCCATGTACCAGGCGAAGGCGCGAGGCAAGAATCAAATCGCGCTGTTCACCGAATCGATGCAACGCGAGGTGATCCAGCGCATCGAGTTGCAGCGCAACCTGTCCCTCGCCATCGAACGCGATGAGATCAAGGCCTACTACCAACCCATCGTCGATCTCGAGACCGGTGAGCCGGTAGCGCTCGAAGCCCTCGCCCGCTGGGAGACGGCCGAGGGCAAGGTGATCCCCCCGGGGCAGTTCATCGAGGTGGCGGAGCAGTCGGACCTCATCGTCAGGATCGGTGAGGCCGTGCTCGAGCAGGCGATCGATACGGTGCGCGTGGTGAGAGAGCAGTGGCCGCAGATGCGCGTGAGCGTGAACTTCTCCGCCCGGCACTTCCTCGAGGCCGGTCTCCTCGACTACCTCGATCGGGTGCTGCGTGAGGCTGGCCTGCCGGCATCCGCCCTCACCATGGAACTCACCGAGAGCATGCTGCTGGCAGACCAGAGCGCCGTGCGTGAGCGCTTTGCGGCCCTGCGCGGGCTCGGCCTGCGGATCGCCCTGGACGACTTCGGCACGGGCTACTCGTCCTTGTCCTACCTCGATCGCTTTCGCTTCGATCTGCTGAAGATCGACAAGAGCTTCGTGCGCGGGTTGGCCTCGCGCAGCGTGCGCAAGGAGCTCGCGCAGACCATCGTTGCCGTGGGCGGCATCATCGGCATCGACGTGGTGGCGGAGGGTATCGAAGAGGCCTCTGACGAGGCGATCCTGAAGGAGATGCGCTGCCAGTACGGCCAGGGCTATTTCTACTCCAAGCCCATGCCGCGCGACGCCCTTTCCCTCTACCTCGGGGAGGAGCGCGCTCGCCTCGACGCGGCGACCGGGCGAGCCGAGATCAGGCTAATGAACTCGTAAATCGGCGCGCGAGGACTCAGGCCGCATGTCATTCGGCAGGCGGAGCAGCGCGTGGGCGGGTGTCCAGCGGTCCGGTGCGCAGACCAGCAGTACATCATCGGCCTGCAGTGGCTTGGCGATCACGTGTTTCACCGCCGAGAAGCCGAAGGCGCGTGCCGTGTCTTCGGGGGTAGGAGAGGTCGCGAGGATGGCGACCGTGCCGAGGCACTCCTCCCCCAATTCCTGCGTCACGGTTTCGAGAAAATCGATGCCGTTCAGGCGCGGCATGTGCAGATCGAGGAGCACCACGTCGATCTCCGGTCGCTGCTTGCGTCGAAGAAAGTCCAAGGCCTCGTCGGGATAGAGAAAGCAGACCACCCGTTCGACCAGGCCCGACTTCTCCAGGGCCCGCTGCGCCAGTTTCTGATCGACCAGGCTGTCGTCAACGATCATCGCAGTGAGAGTTGGCGTGGCATGTGTCATCGGGCGGCGAGTCCTCGTCGTGAGGTGGGTGTGAGTGGTGATGCTAGGGCGCCTCACCCCGGCCTAGATGAGAACTGGTTCACAGGTTGCTCCGGCGTTTTGCCCTGATCTAAGGAGCACGACTCATAGGTCGCATCACTGCCGTTTCCGCTCTTTCAGGGCGCGAGCGTGATGATGTCGATTCGGTTGAGGGCAACGTACGGCACTATCAACCGCTTACGCTTGGTATCTACACCAAGGTCGGCGGGTTTGCCGGCCAGAGCGATCGTCATCCGGTCGGCGCCGTTGGAAATGACGTGCAGGCTCTGATCCTGCTGGCTGGCCACGAAGAGCTTGCCGTCCACCAGCTCCAGGCCGTCGAAGTTGCCCCCGCCGTTCAGGGTGGCCACGGTGGAGAAGTCACCGGTGCCCGGTCGCCACGCAGCCACGTGGTCGGCGCCGCTCCAGGGCGCGAGGAGAAAGCCATCGCCGCGTGGCCCGCGGGTGATGCCGTTGGCGCGGAAGGGCGTCTTCGCCGCGATCGTGGCCTTGCCCTCGGCGATGCGGTAGAGCACGGACGTGCCCGTGTCCGTCACGTACAGGTGGCCCCCGTCGTCGGCGGCGATGTCGTTCGGAAAGCCTGGTTCGAAGGCGGCCAGGGAGACGAAGCTCAGGTGCTCGCCCGAGCGTCGATCGAACTCGTGCACGCCCTGTGCATCGGCCACCCACAAGCTAGCGCCTGCGATAAGCATGCCGCGACCGGCGTGGAAGGGGTGCTGCGCGGTGCCCGTCATGAACATGAGGTCGAGGATCTCACCCGAAGGGGAAACCTTGGAGACGAACCCGTTGCTGTCGCCATTGACCTCGCCGTTGAAGTTGGCCACGAAGTAGACGTCCTGCTCGGGGTCGTAGCGCACCGCCTCGGGGCCCTTGAAGCCCTCCACGGAGAGGACGAGTTCGCCGGCCGCGACAGCGGTGGCGGCGAGGGTGAGCAAGCTGGCGATGGCCAGGGCGGCGCGATTGGGCATGGTGAGGGTCCTCATGATGGTGGCCCAGTGTAGGCTGCTGGCCGCGCCTTTCGAGCGGTTTTGCCTGCGGATGGCCGCTTGCCGCCGCAGGGCGCCGGCGGCGGAGACCGTTCGACGGGCCGGATCCCGAGAGCTCGTGCCGAGTCGTGCCGCGGCGTGCTCAACGCGCTACCCCGAGACCTTCGTGTTGCCCCTCTCGCGCGCATGCGTTCGGCGGTCGTGCCGTTCCTTCACGATCAGGTCGCTTCCCAAAGCCACGCGGCCGTTCTCAAAGGGCGGCGGCGCCATTCGGGTGTGCCCTCGTCATCCTCCAGGCGTGCACGTACGCGAACGAAGGAGGTACGCGATGATGAACGCACGACGAAGCCAGCGCCCGTGGGCGGGGCTCACCCTGGCGCTGACATCCCTGCTGGTCGCCCTCGCCGTGGCCCCCGCGGCGGCCGCGGATGGGCTCCTGAACCCACCGTTCTTCCCCGCGGTGAACAGTGAGACCATCGACGGTCGAACGCTCGTCTGGAGCGAGCTGGGCGCCGCCGACGGATTTCCCCTCTTCTTCGCCGTCGGCTTCCCCCACGCCGCCTCGACGGGCGCCGGCGCCCTCTCGCCCCTGGACGAATTCCTGCGCCGAGAGAACGTGCGTCTCATCGCGTTCGAACGCACGGGCGCGACCAACCGGTCTACCTTCGATGTGGACGACACGCTCGACGATTACGTGGCCGACGTCGAGCGCATAACCGCACTGCTAGGTGTGGAGCGCTTCTCCGTGCTGGCGTTCTCGGCCGGTGGGCCAGGGGCCCTCGCTGTTGCCGCCACCTTCCCCGAGCGAGTGCGCAGCGTGCACCTCATGGCCGCGCGGGGCCGCTACGAGGACGCCCTGGCCGAGCGCACCGGAGAGCAAGCGGACTTCGAGGCGCTGATTGACGACCCCCTGGCCTACGCGCCGTTCTACGAGTTCTTTCCGCCGCCGCGCGTGTTTCTGGACCCGAACGACGTGGCGTTTCTCGATGCGAACTTCGGCACCGAATTCGTCGACTTCTACTTCGCGACGGCGATCGAGGAACTCGACCAGAACCCGGAGGGACTCAGTGCGAGTCGGGCCATCGGCTACCAGCCTTGGTCCTTCGCCCTGGGCGACGTGGTAGCGCCCGTGTTCGTCTACCAAGGCTGGGATGACACCTCGATCAAGGCCGAGGGGTATGCGCAGGACACGGCCGCCCGCGTTGGCGGCGCGTCCAGCGTGCGCTTCTACCCTGGGGAGAGTCACTTCGAGGCACACCTCAAGCACGTCGATCAGGTGGTGTTGGATCTGCAGACCTTCGGCCGGCGCCTGATCCTGTGCGTTGCCGACGGCGAAGGGAGGCGCACCGAGCAGGTGCCGGTGCCGCGGGTGGCCAGGCGGCTGCAGGAGGGCGCGACGATCGGCGACTGCGTTTGGCAGTAGCGCCGGTGATGGCCGGACGCTGCCGTGCGGATCGGAAGCGTCCGGCTAGAGGCTACTGCAATCCGTAGTACTGCAGTCCTGCGTCGGTCACCGTTACTGCCTGGACGGCAGCGAAGTCGGCGTTGCTGTTGCTCAGCCAGGTTTCCGTCAGGCAGGCGAAGCCACCGCGGCCCCAGCCCTCACCCCAGCTGTTGGCGGTGATCACGCAGAAGCGCCCCTCGCGCGCCATCGAGTCGGGCAGGCGGATGTACCCGACGAGCAGATTCGCGTGCCCCGACGCGTGCGGCCCCTTGGCCGCGACGTTGTTGCTCGGATCGTGGTATCTCACCAGGCCCTTGTTTCTGCCGTAGGTGGGCGTCAGGCGAAAGCCTGCGACCACGGGCTGGTTGTTGCGCAGCGCGTTCAGCAGTGCCGGTAGGCTGCGCACGGCTTGCAGGGCGCTCGGCTTGGCAAAGCCGTCGCGCGGGCAGTTCTCGAGGGGAGCGTTGGTGATGTTGCGCTCGTCCCTGCGCGGCGAGTACGGGCAGAAGGCCTCTCCCGGGATCGCGCCGAAGCGCTGATTCGCAGATTGCAGCAACCCGCCGACCAGGGTCGAACCGCCGTTGTCGGCGCCGCAGAAAGGGGCGCGTTGGCACGAGGGTTTGGAGATGAAGTAGAAATACTCCTCCGACAGGTCCAACTCCACGCCTTGCTGAATCACGATCGCCTCGAGGGAGCGAACGCCGCTGAAGGCGGCGCAGGTGCCGCGCTGGGCCTGGTCTTTCACGGCATGGTTGAGCGCGTTGGGCAGCACGTGGAACTCGCCCGGGCGCATCGCGTCGAGGTCGACGCGAAAGCTCGCGTAGGTGGCCGCCTGCAGCGACGGATCGGCCCCTTCCAGGGGGATCGCCGCCGCTTCGTAGGCGGCTTGCTTGGGCAGGTATTCGGCGCGCGCCTTGTCCCAGCGCGCCACGGTGCGCTCGTACTCCTCGTCCCACGCCTTCACCGTGTCTTCGAACTCCGCGTCCATCTCGGCCACCATGTCGTCGAAGCTGGCGTCGTCGTCGAAGAAGTCGTCGTCGAAGAAATCATCCTCCCCATCGCTCGGTTTGGGTGCCGGCTGCGGACCCGGCGCCGGGCCAGGTCCAGGGCGAGGCTCAGGGGACGGTGGATCGACCTTGTCCTGGTCCGGGAAGTCGAGGCCCATCTGCTCCAGCATCGCTTGCACGATCATTTGCGACGGCTGGGATAAGGGATACTCTTGCCCCGGGGGTGCGGGGCGGAATTCGCGCGCTGCGTGCGATAATTCCCACGGCAATGCACAACATACAAGACCGCTCACCAGGTAAATCAACAGACGGTGCAACAGCTTATTCCTCGCATAGGTAGCGCTAAGAGCACGTTCCGTGCCTGGGTGCAGTCTACTTTAGCCGCCAGTGGTGCTCTACTCGCCCTGGCGCTGGGATCCGTCGCCGCGTTGGCGGCCCCCCAACCCGTGTACGTGGCGGGCCTTGCGTATCTGGGGGACTACCAGTACGCGGACAGCAACTACGCGCTCGCGCGAGGATTGAATGCCGAGGATCAGGCCCTGGACCGGCACGTTCGAGCAGCGCTGGAGGCGCTTCGACCGACCCACCTGGAGCTGCGCTTCGAGCTGGGGGATCTGGATCGCACGGACACGATCGTCATGGCCATCGCCCTCGATCGCGAACGCGTGAGCCGCGAGCGCTTCGCGTTTCGCCAGGGCTTTCGCACCAAGGTGATCGTGGAGGCATCGCTTCAGATCCTGTTCTACGACCTCGCCACCGGCGCCCTGGTGGACAACGTGCCGGTGAGCGCAGCGATCAATCACGTGTTGCGCGATGAGGATGCGATCGACGCCGAAACGAAGCGCCTCGCTGAGATGCTCTACCTCGGCGACGGTGAGGATCAGGGGCTTCTGGTGCAGGCGACGGCGAAGCTCGCTGCCTTTTCGCCACGGGTGGCGGACGGACTTCGCTACCAACTCGCAAGCTTCACCCTCCACGAGCGTACGCTAGGTGTCTTACCCTCGGGTCAAAGCGCGGATCAGGTGCTGCAGAGTTTCGGCCAGTCCTTCAGCGCTCGCCTCGCCGAGCAGACGCCCGTGAGCGTGATTCCCTTCGCCCGCGGCTACGCGTTCGGCAATCAATTGCCCGGTCGCTTCTCCAACGGGGAGGTGTTCAACCTGCAGCTGCCCGAGCCGGACTACGCCTTTCACGTCGAGCTCAAACGCTTGTCCAAGCACGAGCAGGACGATCAGCTGATCTTCCTGACCCAAGCGTTTCTACGCTTCGTCGAGCCGGTGACGGGACGCGCTCTCGTCGCGGGCGATTACCGCACCCAGGTGCCCAAGCTCGCGAGTGCGGCCAGGATTGAATCTGATGACTGGAGCGCGTATCAAGATGCCGTAGAGGCGCTGTTCGATAGCTGGATCGAACAGCTCAAGGAACCGACTCGCCGCTGGCACACCCAGCACGCGCGAGAGAAAGAGAGTTTCAGTCAATTCCGCAAAGCTGGGGAGCTGTTTCAATGACCTCGAGTGTCGGTGCACCGCGCTACGCCCTCCTTTTCCTGTTGCTCGCCAGCCTGTTGGCGAGCGCGGCCTTCGCGCTCGAGCAAAAGGGGGTGGCCGACCTCGAGGTGGGGCGCAAGCTCGACCGGGAGGAGCGCGCGCAGTTGATCGATGCAGCGCTGCGCAACGCTATCGAGACCTGGGTGGCGGAGAAGCAACCCAGCCAATACGATAACTATAAGCGCGTGAAGGATAGTATCGACGCCGACATCGGCGGTTACGTCCTCTCGCACACGGTCATCAGCGAGGAGTTCGAAAAGCAGCAGCGCACCGCCAAGATGGTGCTACGGGCGAACCTCAACGAGCCGAAGCTCCTCGACACCCTGCTCAGCGCGTCCTCCTTCGTGCGTGAGAGCGCCTACCTCACGTTCGTCTTCGTGGCGCGTGAGCAGGTGGGCACGGTCAACGAATCACGCAA of the Pseudomonadota bacterium genome contains:
- a CDS encoding heme NO-binding domain-containing protein, with protein sequence MYGLVNKGIRDYALTSGGEDLWQRIRTKADWAEDDFLSMQDYDDAVSVRLIGAAADVLETTPDDIMRGFGRHWVLFTGQEGYGPLMSLSGATLPEFLKNLDAMHGRLKNSMMGLKPPKFTCTQLDDTTYEVSYFSEREGLAPMVEGLLSGLAERFEVEVTITCVEVSDAKNAAVFHLAL
- a CDS encoding response regulator; translated protein: MTHATPTLTAMIVDDSLVDQKLAQRALEKSGLVERVVCFLYPDEALDFLRRKQRPEIDVVLLDLHMPRLNGIDFLETVTQELGEECLGTVAILATSPTPEDTARAFGFSAVKHVIAKPLQADDVLLVCAPDRWTPAHALLRLPNDMRPESSRADLRVH
- a CDS encoding C1 family peptidase; amino-acid sequence: MIVQAMLEQMGLDFPDQDKVDPPSPEPRPGPGPAPGPQPAPKPSDGEDDFFDDDFFDDDASFDDMVAEMDAEFEDTVKAWDEEYERTVARWDKARAEYLPKQAAYEAAAIPLEGADPSLQAATYASFRVDLDAMRPGEFHVLPNALNHAVKDQAQRGTCAAFSGVRSLEAIVIQQGVELDLSEEYFYFISKPSCQRAPFCGADNGGSTLVGGLLQSANQRFGAIPGEAFCPYSPRRDERNITNAPLENCPRDGFAKPSALQAVRSLPALLNALRNNQPVVAGFRLTPTYGRNKGLVRYHDPSNNVAAKGPHASGHANLLVGYIRLPDSMAREGRFCVITANSWGEGWGRGGFACLTETWLSNSNADFAAVQAVTVTDAGLQYYGLQ
- the acnB gene encoding bifunctional aconitate hydratase 2/2-methylisocitrate dehydratase; the encoded protein is EERAQQGIPPKPLSAEQVTELVELIKAPPAGEETLLLDLLTHRVPPGVDDAAYVKAAFLADIAKGATDCGLISRERAIELLGTMLGGYNIMPLVELLDDDALGALAGEQLKRTLLMFDAFHDVAEKAKAGNANAEAVMQSWADAEWFTAKDDVPEAIKLTVFKVTGETNTDDLSPAQDAWSRPDIPLHSLAMLKNPREGITDAIPQIEELKQKGNPVAYVGDVVGTGSSRKSATNSVLWTMGDDIPYVPNKRQGGVVLGSKIAPIFFNTVEDSGALPIEVSVDNMAMGDVIVLKPYEGKVENEAGETIAEFSLKTDVILDEVKAGGRIPLIIGRSLTERAREALELGPTDVFRRPVDPNDTGKGFTLAQKIVGRACGLGEGQGIRPGTYCEPRMGTVGSQDTTGPMTRDELKELACLGFSADLVMQSFCHTAAYPKPVDIETQHTLPDFIQTRGGVSLRPGDGIIHSWLNRMLLPDQVGTGGDSHTRFPLGISFPAGSGLVAFGAALGVIPLDMPESVLVRFTGEMQPGITLRDLVNAIPYAALQRGLLTVEKKGKKNVYNGRILEIEGLPHLTVEQAFELSDASAERSAGGCTINLSEESVAEYLRSNIVMLRWMIANGYRDVRTLERRAQAMEAWLENPSLMRADADAEYAEVIEINMSEITEPLLACPNDPDDVKPLSEVAGTKIDEVFIGSCMTNIGHFRAAGKLLEAAKEVIPTRLWMAPPTKMDEQQLMEEGFYNTYAQAGARTEMPGCSLCMGNQARIAAGSTCVSTSTRNFPNRLGQGANVFLASAELAAICSILGRIPEKDEYLEYAGKIDSMAPEIYNYMNFDQQEEFVDAAARGKAMAAEVAEAKAS
- a CDS encoding alpha/beta hydrolase gives rise to the protein MNARRSQRPWAGLTLALTSLLVALAVAPAAAADGLLNPPFFPAVNSETIDGRTLVWSELGAADGFPLFFAVGFPHAASTGAGALSPLDEFLRRENVRLIAFERTGATNRSTFDVDDTLDDYVADVERITALLGVERFSVLAFSAGGPGALAVAATFPERVRSVHLMAARGRYEDALAERTGEQADFEALIDDPLAYAPFYEFFPPPRVFLDPNDVAFLDANFGTEFVDFYFATAIEELDQNPEGLSASRAIGYQPWSFALGDVVAPVFVYQGWDDTSIKAEGYAQDTAARVGGASSVRFYPGESHFEAHLKHVDQVVLDLQTFGRRLILCVADGEGRRTEQVPVPRVARRLQEGATIGDCVWQ
- a CDS encoding EAL domain-containing protein codes for the protein MSSDASGRTLAELFPFCLEVDDALVVRACGASAPKLFGELLIGQSLWDLVDPPDEGETLSFDAIRATAGERLVFPLKAAAGRLRGQAHAIMPRRLMLLITPWFDEVNDLLALGLTESDFAPHEASIDFLFMNHARSVQAQEQLALNKRLQSTLAETHRLAGLEQELNRGLALAADLRIRMEGGCIADLAINHESLTPLASEIAIGACLSTMPGWLAQMLSASQRAQEGEVTSDVHVIELDGVSHTLDLRVSGDPNRSAIIVGRDVTEERAEQVLLLQTLEHALEGVLMADQDHRIVFANRAAERMFAYRREQLVGKPLDFLCADDSLSKLSTVLSGDIALRRRDRVTLTCNVSTSRVQHGERELVTAFLEDVTERRAAESRIEYQASHDPLTGLANRAQFMRSLDRLLTHSREPLAVALIDMDDFKAVNDLHGHAAGDEFLCRIADRIQRTVRPGDVACRLGGDEFAIILAEVTGAEEAEKALQRLLGELCVHLDIAGASFVPSASVGVVVTAPGNAPSDVLRHADLAMYQAKARGKNQIALFTESMQREVIQRIELQRNLSLAIERDEIKAYYQPIVDLETGEPVALEALARWETAEGKVIPPGQFIEVAEQSDLIVRIGEAVLEQAIDTVRVVREQWPQMRVSVNFSARHFLEAGLLDYLDRVLREAGLPASALTMELTESMLLADQSAVRERFAALRGLGLRIALDDFGTGYSSLSYLDRFRFDLLKIDKSFVRGLASRSVRKELAQTIVAVGGIIGIDVVAEGIEEASDEAILKEMRCQYGQGYFYSKPMPRDALSLYLGEERARLDAATGRAEIRLMNS